From the genome of Rathayibacter sp. VKM Ac-2804:
TCCGCGCCGTCGGTCGGCAGGCTGGACCCGGTGACGTAGGCGAGCCGGGTGCCGACCCAGGAGCTGACCGACGCGAGCAGCGCGGCGCCCTCGAGCCCCGCGAACTCGGCGCGCGCGGTCGCCCAGAGGATGTCCGACTCGGCGTAGCGGCTCGGCCGCAGGTAGCGCAGGCGGTCGACCTCCTCGCCGGGCAGCGGCTCCAGCACGCCGCCGACGCTCGCGGTGTAGTCGACCACGAGCCGGCCGACGCCGGCCTCGAGGACGTGCAGGCGGGTGCCGTGCTGGTCGAGCACCTCGCGGGCGGCGACCTCGCGCCCGTCGAGCTGCAGGGACACCGTCTCCGGTGCGCCGTAGGCCTCCGCGACCGCGATCGAGAAGACGAGCGTCGCGCGTCGCGCGACGTCGAGGGTCAGCCGGGCCGAGACGTCGCGCTTCACGCGCCCTGCTCGCCCTTCGGCGGCGGGGTGGGAGCGGCGTCCGGCTCCTGCACGAGCTGCAGCCCGCCGGAGGAGTTCGCGGAGACCGTCAGCAGATCGATCCAGGTCCGGTTGATCGACGGCACCCGGCCGCCGAAGTACTTGAAGTAGAGCGGCACCGACGGGTCGAGCCAGATGCTGGAGCGGCCGTCGCCGACCGCGGGGTCGTCGCGCCAGGAGAAGAAGAAGCTCTCGCGGCGGCGCAGCTTGTTGGCGATGACGATCTGGACGTGCGTGAGCGTGCGGTCGTCGAACTCGATCTCGACGCCCGAGGCGCCGTAGAGCAGCTTCCCCATGGAGGCCTCCCGACCGCCCGTCGCCGGGCGGTGCATGACAGTGCCCAAGGGCACGAGAAGAAGGAGACGCCACGAGGCGCCGCCGGGCCGTCCGCCCCCGGGACGGCGGCGCAGGCGCTCCGTCCGGGCGAGGACCGCCCGGCCACGACTCTATGCGAGGGCGGCGTCCGCCGCGGGGAATTGACGGGATCGGGCCCGGCCCGGTAGCCCGGATCGGAACTCCTGTGCTCCCGCACGACTCACCGTCCGCGCGTCACGGCGATGTCGGAGGTCGGACGTACGGTACCCGCATGATCGAATGCGGAAGCTGCGGAACCGATGCCGTCGTCCTGGACCGCTCCGGCGGGACCGACCCCGAGGGAGTGGGCTCGGAGGAGCTCGTCGTCCTCTGCGCCGAGTGCGCCCCCGGCGAGATCACCGCCGCCCTCGAGGCGGCCCTGCTCGACGGGGCGCGACACACCGAGGCGGTACCGCTCAGCAAGAGCGCCCACGCCCGAGCGGCCTAGCCGGGGGACTGCGTCCGCTCCGACTCCGGATCGCCGCGCGTACCAGCTGTGCACCGGCGCGACGCCGCGATCGTCGACGTGTGTGCAGCACACGCCGAGTTCGGACGTCCCGACGAGTTCTCCCCTCAATGGCTGAAGCCCCGCAAGCGGGGCTTCAGCCCGGCGACGTTCCGGAGGCCGGCCCGTCGTACGTTCACGCTGCGTCGGGGTCCGAGAGACCAGCGCGCTGGCGCCGAGAGAGTGCCCCCACTGGGACTCGAACCCAGACTGAGACGATTTTAAGTCGTCTGCCTCTGCCGATTGGGCTATGGGGGCGACCACCGGGCGGCGCGCTCTCGCGCACCGCCCGAGGGTGCGGTCAGGCCTTGGCGGGCTCGCCGCCGACGGTCACGGGCGCACCGGCGGGGCCGGGGGTCTCGGCCGGCGCGGAGACGGCGGCCGGAGCGGCCGGACGGGGGCGCGACGCGTAGGTCTCGAAGGAGCCGCGCGGGTACTCGCGGGCCTCGATCGAGGCGATGTCGCGGCCGAGCCAGAGGTTGTTCCACCAGCCCCAGACCACGCGGAACTTGCGCTCCCACGAGGGCATGGCGAGACCGTGGTAGCCGCGGTGCATGACCCAGGCCGGGAAGCCCTTGATCGCGATCTTGCCGGACTGGAAGACGCCGATGCCGATGCCGAGGCCGGCGACCGCCCCCGCGTTCTTGTGGAAGTAGTCCTTGGGCGCCTCACCACGGAGGACCGCGATGATGTTGGTCGCCATGAGCTTGCCCTGGCGGACGGCGTGCTGGGCGTTCGGCACGCAGAAGCCGCCGACGCCGCCGCCGGTGAGGTCGGGGACGGCCGACACGTCGCCGGCGCCCCAGGCGCCCTCGACGATGACGTCGTCGTGGCCGACACGGAGGTCGGCGCGCACGCGCAGTCGGCCGCGCTCCTCGATCGGGAGGTCGGAGTTCTTGATCGACGGGTTCGCCATGACGCCGGCGGTCCAGATGATCAGGTCGGACTCGAAGCTCTCGCCGGTCGACAGCTCGATGACGCCGCCCTCGGCGGACTTGAGCTGCGTGTCGAGGTGCACGGTGGCGCCGCGCTGGTCGAGGTTCTTGAGGACCCAGTGGCTCGTCTCGAGCGCGACCTCGGGCATGATGCGGCCCATCGCCTCGACGAGGTGGAACTTCGTCTCCTCGAAGTCGATCTCGGGGTAGCGCTTCAGCAGCGCGCTCGCGAACGAGCGCAGCTCGGCGAAGACCTCGATGCCGGCGAAGCCGCCGCCGACGACCGTGACCGTCAGCAGGCGTGCGCGCTCGGGGCCGGCCGGCAGGGTCGCGGCCTTGTCGAAGTTGGTGAGGATGCGATCGCGGATGGCGGTCGCCTCCTCGATCGTCTTGAGGCCGATCGCGTTGTCGGCGACGCCGGGGATCGGGAAGGTGCGCGAGACGGAGCCCGCGGTGACGACGATCTGGTCGTAGACGAACTCGTAGGGCTCGCCGACCGTCGGGGTGATCGTGGCGGTCTTGGACGCGTGGTCGATCTTGGTGACCTTCGCGGCGAGGATCGCGGTCTTCTTCAGGTGGCGGCGCAGCGAGACGATCGCGTGACGCGGCTCGATGGATCCGGCGGCGACCTCGGGGAGGAAGGGCAGGTAGGCCATGTAGGGCAGCGGGTCGACGATCGTGACCTCGGCCTCGTTGGCGCGGAGGTACTTCTCCAGCTTCCACGCGGTGTAGAAGCCGGCGTAGCCGCCTCCGACGATCAGGATTTTGGGCACGGTGAACACTCCAGAGGGATGGACAATGCGAACACCCTGCTTCTCGCGAAGTGCCCGCTCTCGATGCGGGTGGCAGCACTGACCCCGACTGGGAATCAGCCTAGCGAACCGCGCGTCGAATCGCGTCGACCCGCCGGGCCTCGGAGCCGGTCAGACCTCGAGCGGCCGGCACTCGCAGCGCTCGGGCGACCAGGAGGCGCGGGCGAGCGCCAGGTCGCCGATCGGGTTCACTCCGGGGCCCGCGGCGAGCGCGTGACCGGCGAGGGCGTGCAGGCACTTGACCCGCGTCGGCATGCCGCCGGAGGAGATGCCGGCGATCTCGGGCACGACGGCGATGCTCTCGCGGTCGGCGAGGAAGGCGCGGTGCGCGGCGGCGTGGGCGTCGCGGAGCGCCTCGTCCTCGGCCAGGAGCTCGTTGTACTCGACCATGACCTGGGTGGCCTCGAGCTGCGAGATCGCGGCGGTCGCGGCCGGGTGGGTCAGGTAGTAGAAGGTGGGGAACGGGGTGCCGTCGCTGAGCCGCGGACTGGTCGAGACCACCGTCGGGTTGCCGCAGACGCAGCGCGCGCTGATGCCGACCACGTCGCGGGCGGGGCGGCCCAGCTGGGCGGAGACCACGGCGATGTCGTGCTCGGTGGGCGGGTCGAACGGGGGCGTGGTCACGGAGGACTCCAGGGGGCGCGGGGACCGGAGGGAACTCTCCAGTGTAGGCGGCGGCCGGGCGAGGGGGCCGGGGTCAGGGAGTGGGCGTGAGCTCCGCGGTCGTCGGGTCGCCGAGGCCGGAGACCGCGATCGAGGACAGCAGCGAGCCCGCCCAGTCGCTCGGCGTCTTCTGCACCGAGTTCGACGCCGGCTGTGCGGCCTGCTGCGCGACCGCGATGTCGTCCAGGACGAGGTAGCTGACCTCGCCCGGCATCACGAAGTAGAGGCGCTCGCGCGCCTGGGCGCGGACGAAGGCGGGGTCGGACCAGCGCACGCGCTGCTCGTCGAGGTTCTGCGACTGCGTCTTCGCCGCGTCGACCGAGCGCTGCAGCTCGGCGATCTCGGCGCGCTGCTCGACGAAGTTCTTCACGCTCGGCGCGAGGACGACGACGGCCAGGATCATGATGCCCATCACGAGCAGCGTGAAGCCGGAGCCGCGGACGCCCGCGACCCAGGCCGAGGACGGCGCGACCGGCGGCCGCTTCGCGCGGGGGGTGCGCGAGGACTTCGGGGCGGACGAGCCGGGCTTCGTGCCCGGGCGCTTGGAGCCGCTCGTCGTGGAGCCGGTCGTCGAGCCCGGCTTCTTCGACGCGGACGGCTTCGACGCTCCGGGCGCGGCGGCTGCGGACGTCGAGGCGGCGGGCTTCGAGGTCGACGAGGCCGGCGTCTCGGCGGCGGCCGGGCG
Proteins encoded in this window:
- a CDS encoding transglutaminase family protein, whose protein sequence is MKRDVSARLTLDVARRATLVFSIAVAEAYGAPETVSLQLDGREVAAREVLDQHGTRLHVLEAGVGRLVVDYTASVGGVLEPLPGEEVDRLRYLRPSRYAESDILWATARAEFAGLEGAALLASVSSWVGTRLAYVTGSSLPTDGAERTLLARRGVCRDFAHLVVALLRALDVPARLVAVYAPGLAPMDFHAVAEAWIEGSWRVVDATTLAPRSSLVRIATGRDAADTAFLSVYDGIATLTDMTVGAVVDVLPDDDVRELAAIG
- a CDS encoding ATP-dependent DNA ligase, producing the protein MGKLLYGASGVEIEFDDRTLTHVQIVIANKLRRRESFFFSWRDDPAVGDGRSSIWLDPSVPLYFKYFGGRVPSINRTWIDLLTVSANSSGGLQLVQEPDAAPTPPPKGEQGA
- a CDS encoding NAD(P)/FAD-dependent oxidoreductase, with product MPKILIVGGGYAGFYTAWKLEKYLRANEAEVTIVDPLPYMAYLPFLPEVAAGSIEPRHAIVSLRRHLKKTAILAAKVTKIDHASKTATITPTVGEPYEFVYDQIVVTAGSVSRTFPIPGVADNAIGLKTIEEATAIRDRILTNFDKAATLPAGPERARLLTVTVVGGGFAGIEVFAELRSFASALLKRYPEIDFEETKFHLVEAMGRIMPEVALETSHWVLKNLDQRGATVHLDTQLKSAEGGVIELSTGESFESDLIIWTAGVMANPSIKNSDLPIEERGRLRVRADLRVGHDDVIVEGAWGAGDVSAVPDLTGGGVGGFCVPNAQHAVRQGKLMATNIIAVLRGEAPKDYFHKNAGAVAGLGIGIGVFQSGKIAIKGFPAWVMHRGYHGLAMPSWERKFRVVWGWWNNLWLGRDIASIEAREYPRGSFETYASRPRPAAPAAVSAPAETPGPAGAPVTVGGEPAKA
- a CDS encoding DUF501 domain-containing protein; protein product: MTTPPFDPPTEHDIAVVSAQLGRPARDVVGISARCVCGNPTVVSTSPRLSDGTPFPTFYYLTHPAATAAISQLEATQVMVEYNELLAEDEALRDAHAAAHRAFLADRESIAVVPEIAGISSGGMPTRVKCLHALAGHALAAGPGVNPIGDLALARASWSPERCECRPLEV
- a CDS encoding septum formation initiator family protein produces the protein MGIMILAVVVLAPSVKNFVEQRAEIAELQRSVDAAKTQSQNLDEQRVRWSDPAFVRAQARERLYFVMPGEVSYLVLDDIAVAQQAAQPASNSVQKTPSDWAGSLLSSIAVSGLGDPTTAELTPTP